From Microbacterium rhizosphaerae:
GGCGTCGCGTCGGGGGGTCAGCACCACCCGAGGGAAACTATTGAGGACCAGGGATGCTCAGGGGCACTGGTTCACCCGAAACGGTGTAGCTCGGTGCATCTATGTCGCCGCAGTTCACCAGGCTACCGATAGCGGACGAGAGGGCGGCCGGACCGCCGAGAAGAACGGCCCCGTTCGCGTGTCCATTGCGTAGCACGACGTATCCGCCGGCATCCAGGCATTCGGGGCGAGTGAGAGCGATCGGTGCGCCGAGCCTCGCCGCGAGCGGAGCGCCGGCGAGGGCGTCGGGGAAGTTGAAGCCGGTCGCCAAGAACGCGCGGTCCGTTGTCGGGAACGCCCACTCGTTGAGGCGGATCGAGGTTGAGAATCGATCTCCGCCATCGATTCTCTGCACGGGGTAGGTCGCGCCGGAGAGTGATGAGAGTTGCGCCTCGATGCCTGTGGAGACGGCCTGCTCGCCCCCCACGATGATGATCTTGTTGACCATCAGATCGGTAAGGAGCGTTGTGGTCTCACCCGAAAGCTCGGGCAAGGTCCCGTCCACGATCACAACTGGTGCCCTGAGGCGGCTGGCAGCCGGGCCCGCGGATAGAGCGTCCGGATAGTCTCGGCCGGTCGCGACAATGACGGTCTGGGTACCGGGCGACAACGGAACGAATGCATCGCGGACAATGGCTTCCGCCGTAGCGTACCTGTCCGACCCACCCAGCCGCACGACATTCGTCGGAGTCGTGATTCCTGCGGCGTCGGCCGCGGTCGCCGCCACACCGTCCGATATGGCGCTCTTACCGCCGACGACGATGAGACGCTCGGGACGCAGGCGCGCGAGCTCCGTTGCGGTGCTTGACGGCAGCGACGTTGGCGACGTCAGGAGGATCTCGCCATCCTGGATGGCTGCCGCAGGTCCAGCGCTCAGAGCATCAGGATAGTTGAGCCCGTCAACGAGGTACACAACTGGTGTCACCGTCGCCGGATGATCGATTGCAGTTGGACTGCCTGGATGAGCTGCTCTAGACACCGTGACCGCGGTCTCGAAGCGGTCAGATCCCTGCAGGCGGGAGACGTCCTCGACTACGGGGGGAAGATTGACGGTCCCGAGCGCGAAAGTTTGACCCGCGGTGAGCGTGACGTCGGGTGCCGTTTCGAGATAGCGGGCCAGTCCGGCCGGCTCCCAGTATCCCTGGCCGATGTCCTCGCGGACGGGTACGAACTCGATCCGGTAGGTGCCAGGTTCGATGCCCGACTCGGTCCACACTCCGCTCGAATCCTGAATCCAGACGAACGGGGCCGGTGTCGATGAGTAGCTACCATCGCCGGGCTCGTATCGCCAGAACTCGACGCGCAATCCGGCACTTGTGCTCGAATCCGACGGATTAAGGGCGAGCGATGCGGAACCTGGGACGTCGCCCAAGAAGGTCCCCGTCACACTGGCCGTGGGCGGCATGATTGCCTCGACCGGGGTTGGCGTGAGCAATGCGATGGTGGCCGCCAGAATGACGACCGCGAGCGTCGTATGACGAAGCCTCTTCATTTTTCTCCGTATGAGCGGGCGGGGCAGCGCCTCGCACCGTTGAACGATACTCCAAGGACTTTGCGAATGCTGGTTCGCGGCTGGAGTCCCGACTCTTCGGCACGACGGTGTATGCCTCGAACGTGCTACTGTTCCTCGACTCTGTGGAGGTGAACTGATGCTGATGCGCCGTTTAAGCATCACTGTCGTCGCTCTTGTCGTCGCACTCGTTGCGACTGCGGTTGGCGCGACGCCGGCGCTGGCGACTACCGGAACCGGCATCTCCAATCCGGCCGACCTCGTGTTCTCCGGCGACGGTGCCATGGCGTTCGTGGCCGCGGGTATGACAATCTCCGTGATCGAAACGGCGACCGACGCGGTCGTTCGCAGCGTGGAGCTTCCCCAGAAGCCGCTCGTTATCGCAACGCGCGCGGATGACCGCGTTCTTTATGTGATCACCGACTACTGCGACCCAACGCTCGGAAACCAGACCCGAATACTGAGCGTCGACACCGCGACGATGGTGGTTGCTCCGACCGCACTGATCGCGAGCTGCTCTGCGCGTGCTCTTGCTATCACAGCCGATGGCTCGAAGGCCTATCTGCCCGCATATGACGTCCTCCAGGTTCGCGACGTGGCCTCGGGGCAACTCCTCGGGAGTGCGCGACAGTATCAGAGCGGGCCGATCCAGCGAATAGCGCTCGGCCCAGGTGATCGACATGTATACATTCGAACTCTCCCGGCGGACCAGCAGGGAATCTCATACTCGTTGGATGCGGCCACATTGGGCGCGGTCCAGTCGGTCAGCGGTCCCTACGGCCCCCAGATCAGCGACATCGTGCCGCTCTCAGATGACACGAGAGCAGTATTGGCCGATCAGAATGGTTGGCTGGAGACCGGCGGCGAGTCACCGCTCGGCGGCAACCTGATCGACGGGGTGATGTACAACGCGGTATCACAGGTGACAGCGACGCCGGATGGAAACATCCTTCTCGCCGCTCACGGCGACACGATCGACGCGGTCTCTATCACCTCCGGCAAGCGACTGGCCTCCTTCCTGGTGGCAGGCTGGGCGGGCGTCTGGGTGTCGCCGGGAGGCGATATCGCTTATGGAGCGGGCGATACGCTCACACGATTTACGCTCGGGCTTTCCACGAAGCCATCGGCGGAGACAGATCGCATCGCCGGTGATTCGCGCTACGAGACGGCTATCGCATTAAGCAAGGCGAAATACCCGTCTGGTAACCCTGTTGTGTACGTCGCATCTGGTGCGGACTTCCCGGACGCTCTCAGCTCAGGACCCGCGGCGGCAAAGGTCGGGGCGAGCCTTCTCCTCACGACGCCGGGGACTCTGATGCCCGACGTGGCAGCCGAGATCACGCGACTTCACCCGTCGCGGATCGTCGCTGTCGGTGGGCCGGCGGTCATGTCCGCAACGGTACGCGCTGCCCTCTCGGCGGCGGCACCCGGGGCTGAACTCGACTGGGTATATGGGGCTGACCGGTATTCGACGTCTCGAGCGATCGCGAAATATGCCTGGACGTCTGCGCCGGACGTGTATGTCGCCGATGGAAGATCCTTCGCGGACGCGCTCGGGGCGGCGTCTGCCGCGGGGGCACGGAAGGCTCCGCTCATCGTCGTTCCCGGCAACTCAATTACCTATGTGACGAAGCCCTCGGATCAATGGGACTCGAGTCTCTTCGGCCAGATGGTCGACATGTTCGGTGCGATGAAGGTCACGCGACTCTATGTCGTCGGAGGAGAAGCGACGATCACGCCGGACACCTACAACAAACTAGGGATGATGGTGTCGAGCAATATCGTCTATCGCCTCTGGGGCCAGGATCGATTCGGCACATCGCTGTACGCGACCGGCAACGCGATTCCGACAGCTGATCACGCCTACCTTGCAAGCGGATATTCCTTTCCAGACGCGTTGGCTGGAGCTGCCGTCGCTGGAGCCGAGGGCGCTCCACTTTATACGGTGCCTCAAAACTGCGTGCCAAAGCGGACTCTCGTCGACCTCGCCCTTCAGGGAGTGACCCATGTGACGATTCTGGGCGGCACCGTCACACTAGCGTCTGCTGTAGATGCGCTCACGCCGTGCCCGTGAGGTCGTCAGTCCCGAGTCGCCAAGGTCATTGAAACCCCGACACAGCGTTTCGGCTGGATACATCGAACTCCTGGGTGAAAGGCAATCGCTTCCTTTCATGCGATCCCGAGGTGACACCAACCAGCGTTCGCGACGCAGATGGTGACAGGGCAAGACCATAGACTCGTCTCCGTGACTTCAGCCCCGACCGTCGGCGCGCCCGGCTCGCCGCGGCGCTACGCACACTCCCTGTGGCTGCTGTCGGCGCGTGACCTCCGCGTCCGTTATGCGACGAGCGCGCTCGGATACCTCTGGTCGGTGCTCGACCCGCTGGTGATGAGCATCATCTACTGGTTCGTGTTCACCCAGATCTTCCACCGCGGCCACGTCGGCGACCAGCCGTACATCGTCTTCCTCCTGTCCGCCCTGCTGCCGTGGGTGTGGTTCAACGCGGCGGTCAGCGACTTCACCACGGCGTTCAATCGGGATGCGCGGCTCGTACGCTCCACGGCGATCCCGCGCTCGATCTGGATGAACCGCATCGTCCTCAGCAAGGGAATCGAGTTCATCTACTCTCTGCCGGTGCTGGCCGTCTTCGCCATCTTCACCGGCGCCCACCTCACGTGGCAGGTGGTGTGGCTGCCGATCGCCGTCATCCTGCAGGCCGTCCTCCTGGTGGGGCTCGGTCTGATCGTCGCGCCCCTCTGCGTCCTGTGGAAGGACCTCGAGCGCACGACGCGGCTCGTGCTCCGCGCGCTCTTCTACGTCTCTCCGATCATCTACGGGATGCACGACCTTCCCCCGATCTTCAAGTCGATCGCGATCTTCAACCCGCTCTCCGGCATCTTCACGATGTACCGCGTCGCCTTCTTCCCGAATCAGTGGGACACGCCCGCGGTCGTGGCGAGTTTCATCATGTCGTTCGCCTTCCTGATCGTCGGGCTCTTCGTCTTCCGGTCCCTCGAGCGCCCCGTGCTGAAGGAGCTGTGATGGACCGTCCCGCCATCGAGGTGCGCGACCTCGGCATCCGCTTCCGGCGCAATCGCCGTGGACGCCGCAGCATCAAGGACCTCTTCGGCGGCGCGTCGCGCCGCGTCGCGCCGGACGAGTTCTGGGCGCTCCGCGAGGTCACGTTCGATGTCCAGCCGGGGGAGTCGATCGGTGTCGTCGGCCGCAACGGGCAGGGCAAGTCGACGCTGCTGAAGCTCGTCGCGGGCGTGCTTCTCTCGGACGAGGGCCGCGTCCAGGTGAACGGCGGCGTGGCCCCGCTGATCGAGATCACGGGCGGATTCGTCGGTGACCTCACCGTGCGCGAGAACATCAGGCTCACCTCCGGCCTCCACGGGATGGGTCGGGACGAGGTCGCGCGTCGCTTCGACGACATCGTCGGCTTCGCGGAGCTCGGCGACTTCGTCGACACGCCCTACAAGCACCTGTCCAACGGGATGAAGGTGCGACTGGCCTTCTCGGTGGTGTCGCAGCTCGAGGAGCCCATCCTGCTGGTAGACGAGGTCCTAGCCGTCGGCGACAAGGCCTTCCGTGAGAAGTGCTACCGGCGCATCGATGAGCTGCTCGCCGAGGGGCGCACGCTCTTCTTCGTCAGCCACAACGAGAGCGACCTGCGCCGGTTCTGCACGCGCGGCCTCTACCTCGACAAGGGACGTCTGGCGATGGATGCGTCGCTCGCCGAGGTCCTCGACCGCTACAACGCCGACTACAACTGACACCGGCGCATAGTCCGGACTGAGGCGGTGTGGGGGCGACCCCCACGGGGTGCGACCACGGATCCGATACCCACCTTCGGATGCTCTAAAATCGAAGTCTCATGAGCGCCACGGCAGACGACGCAACAACGAATACTGGTTTTCCGATTCTTCGACCGATTCCGCGTTCATGGTTGGTGGTGCATCTCATCACCCTCGCATTGATCGCCATCGTGCTGATCGATGCCGGCCGAGGCCTCTGGTTCTACTACGACGAGTGGGACTTCCTGGCTGCGCGTGCCGAATGGCATCTGCTGACCCCGCACAACGGTCATCTCAGTCTCTTTCCTCAGCTTCTGACGACCCTCGTCAAGGGAGTAGTCGGGCTGCATTCGTATTGGCCCTTTCTAGCCCTGACGTTCGCCGCGCATCTGGCGGCGATCCACATGATCTGGCGCATCATGATGAGGCTCGCGGTCCATCCTGCGATCGCGCTCCTGATGGCGACCCTGTTCGGAGTTCTCGCAGCCGGTGGCGACAACAGCCTGTGGGCCTTCCAGGTCGGATTCATCACGCCGCTCGTCACAGGTATCGGTGCCCTGTTGCTCGCGATGCGCCCCCTGACCGCGTGGCGGACCGCATGGGTCTGCGTCCTGCTGCTGGTTGGCGTGGGCTTTGCGAGTACGGGTCTCCCATTGGCGCTCGCAGTCGTTCTGTACATCTGGGTCAGACATGGCTGGCGGAAGACCGCCATCGTGGGGGGAGTCTTCGCAGTCGTCTACGGTACGTGGTACTTGCTCTTCGCCCGTGGGACGACCGGTGCCGATGGATTCGGCATCCACTCCCTCAAAGACGTCATGCTCAGGGTTCCCGAGTTCTTCAGCCACGGCTTCGTCGACAGCATCGGCAAAGTCTTGCCATTCGCTGGACTCGCCGGCGCGCTGGCGGTGGCAGTGATCATCGGCATGGTCTTGGACCTGCGACGAGCCTCATTGCGCACAATCGACCCCACGTACGTCTTGGTCTTCGCAGCGCTGACGTTCGGCGTCATGACGGCCCTGACACGCGTTGGTCTCGGCAACGACGCCGCGTCCGCCGGCCGGTATGTGTATATCTACGCGGGCCTGCTGACGCCCGTCGTCGGTCGATTGCTGAGCCGCCTCGCCGCAAACGGCCGTGTGGCCGTGGGCGCGATCTGTGCCGTCCTCGTGATCCTCATCGGATACAACGCAGCCGGCTTGGTCGAATTCGGGCGCGGTCTCGCGGCGCGAGAACAGACGGTCAATCGCGCGATCTCAGCGGCGCTCACAATCGATGACGGCCGCGCTGAGCTCGACAAGAGGACGCCGGCAGCGCTCGTAGCCCCCACGCTCACGATGACCGACATCCGCTCATTCGTCGCCCGGGGTCAATACACGCCCGTGCCGTTCACGCCGACAGACCTGCTCGAGGCCCGGGTGAACATGTTCCTGACTCCCGTTCACAAGGCCGCAGCGCCGCCGCAGGGTTCGACGTGCGAGACTCCATCGAGCGGGTACCTGGCGTTCGATCCGGCGAGTCAGTTCGTCTACGTGCCCACCGCCGGCGACGTGGGCGTAGTCGCGAAGGAGGGCGATGGAACATCGACGTACACGCGCACGCACATTCCGACCCCAGGGCTCTACGAGCTGACCGGTCTCGATTCGTCGATCGCTCTGAGTCTCGCGGCGGGGGATGCAGGCGGATTATGCGTGGTAGCGCGTCAATAGGCGTCCGCTGGGCATGCCCACCGCGCCCGGGCCTCGACGGAAGGGGCGCAGATCGCCGGGGCGATGGGAGTTTCCCCGCGCTGGGCGAAGCGGTGGCTTGGCCGCTATTGCGCCGTCACCGTCGCTGAAGCCGATCTCGACGACCGCCCCGTGGTCACCGTGTCGCGAACCGCATCGTGGAAGTCACGGCCACGGAGGTGGTCGCGATGCGTCCGAAGGAGCGGCCTCGGCGTGACGTCCTGATCCGGCCACTCCGCGCTCGGAGGCCGGCCCTCGGCCAGCCGACCACACCACCTGCCGACCGCTTACGGTTAGACGGCGTCGTTCTTGCGGTGCTCGTCGATGGCGGCGTGGTCCTCGACGTATGTGATGAGGTCGTGACCGGGAGTATGGGGAAAGACCCACAGCGTGTAAAGGACGTAGCGCAGAATTGTGGCGAGCGCCTGCCCGATCAACGTGCCGGAGATGTTGTCGGCGAGCACTGTGTCGAGGTGCAGCACGTAACGTGAGAACCCCAGACACGCCAGCTGGACCGCGATCGCGAGCACGTTGACAACGCCGTAGCGCACGACCTGGGCCCAACTGACCGGCTCCTTGCGATCACGGTAGGTGAGCAACCTATTGCCGACGTAAGTGACGACGAGCCCGGCGATGACCGCGATGGTCTTGGCGACCAACGGGGCCGAGTGCAGAGGACCTGCACCGCCCGCGAACACCAGCAGGTTGTAGACGATGGCGTCGACGACGAAGCCCAAGCCGCCGATCGCGAGGAAAATTCCGCCGCGACGGAGATTGCGAATAAGGAAGTCCTGCATGTGGGACATATCGGGAGCGCGCACGGCTGGAGACTTTCGTGATCTTCGAAACCGGCGGGTGCGCGCGTAGACCTGCGCACCCGCCGGCTGTTCGACTAGATGGTGCCTTCGGCGATCGCGTTCTGGATCCAGGGGATGACCTCGTCCAGCATGTCCTCGAGGGTCGTCGTCGCCTCGAAGCCGAGGACCTCCTTGGCCTTCGTGACATCCGGTACACGCTTCTGTACGTCGTACTCGAACGCCTCGTCGTGAATGAGCGTCAGCGGAACATCCGCCCCCTTGATCTTCCGCCAGATGACCTCCGCCAGCTCGGTCACTGTGTGGCCCACGGGCGTCGAGATATTGAAGTCGGTGTTGAGCGCAGCCGGGTGGTTCAGGCTGAGCACGATGCCCCGCGCGAGATCGCCGCCGTATGTATAGTGCCGGATCTGGTTTCCCTCACCCAGGATGTGGAGAGGGTCCTGCCCCTTGAGTACCTTCTGCACGAGGTCCGGGACCACGTGGCTCATTGCGAGCTGGACGTTCCCCGAGTGGATCTCGACATCGCCCAGTGCGCGCGACTCGCCGATGCCGACGCAGTTAAACGGGCGAAGGATCGTGTAGTCGATGTCGTACTGGCCCTTCGCCGCGCGCGCGAAGTACTCCACCGCAAGCTTCTGGAATCCGTAGGACGAGAGCGGCGGCGGGACGATGAGCTCGTCGCCCTCCTTGGACGGCCAACGGTCCGTCGACTCGAAGACCATCGAGGACGACATGTAGGTGACCTTCTTCAGCGGGCTTCCGGCCTTCTTGGCAGCGATCGCCGCGTCGCACGATGAGGCGATGATGCGCTCGTTCGCCGCGATGAGGTCGTACTGGTAGGTGTGGAAGTAGGAAATGCCGCCGATTAGCGCCGCGCCCGCGATGAAGTGATCGCAGTCCATGAGGAGCTCGGTCATCCGGGCCACGTCGGTGACGTCTGCGACGACGAGTTCGTAGTTCGGATTCTCGTCGTACGACTTCTTGACGGGGCCGTACTTCGAATAGTTGTCGACGCCTACGACCTTGAAACCCTGACGCAGGAGTTCTTCGACGACGTAACCGCCGATGAACCCGGCGGAACCGGTGATGAGGACCTTCTGCATTACTTGCTTCCCTTCGCGCCTGCGTGTGCGGCGTCTTTGATCTCGTTGATGGGGAGTGGGCGCCCGAAAGCGAAGAAGTACCAGCGCAAGTACTTTGGGATCCACTTCCGCAGTTGGAAGTTGGACTGGCCCTCGGTGCGGTCGAGCCAGATGGTGGGGAGTTCAGCAACGGGGAGCCGCGCGCGGCGCGCCTTCGCGGTCAGCTCGAGGCCGATCTCGAACCCGTCACGAGACTGAATCGTCACCGTGCGAACGAAGTCTGCGTTGTACGCCTTGAATGAGTTGGTGGCGTCTCGGGTTCCGATGCCTGCGAAGAGATGGAGCGACGTGCCTGCCAGCCTCGATAGCGACCGCTTGAATCGCGGACCGCCGATCTGCTGCCCTCCGGCCATGTAGCGGCTTCCCGCCGCGACGACGACGCCGCGCTCGACGAGTTCGGTAAGAGCGTCGATCTGCCTCGGATCGTCGCTGCCGTCGGCCATCGTAACGACGACGGTTGGTGCCTCCGCCACATCGAACCCGTAGCGGATGGCCTGCGCCGGGCCCCGGCCGTGCGTGTTGATCACCCCTCTGATGCGAGCATCGAGTGCAGTAGCCTCCGCCACTGGAGCCAGGGTGGTGTCGTCGGGCGTATCGACGACGATGAGGAGCTCGAACGGAATCCTGACGGTGCTCTTCACCCGGTCGATGAAGGGACCGATGGCCTCGCCCTCGTTGTAGGCCGGGACGACGATCGATACGCGCGGCCGGTCCTCGCTCAAATCAGAACTCCGTTGCCGAGCAGGTTCCACACGTCCGCGACCGGCTTGTCGGTGGCGAGCTCACGATATTCGTGGTGCGGCGTTGCGATGATGAGGATGTCCGCGCGCTCCAGTACAGCTTCGAGGGGGAGCAAGGAACCGTCCACTCCGGCGGGCACGTGAGGGTCAGTCGCGATGACCTCTCGAGCCTTGAATCGAAGAACACGCTGCAGCTTGTACGAGAGACTCGATCGGATGTCGTCCGATCCGGCCTTGAAGGCCATGCCGAGGATGCCGACCGTCTTGTCCGACAAGTCGTGCGCGGCGTCGAGCTGGCTCGCGATATACAGCGGTAGACCCTCGTTGACGAGCATCGCCGAGTGCCCGAGTTGGAACGTGTTGTCGCTGAATGCGGCGAGCTGCATCGTGTCCTTGAACAGGCAGGGGCCCGCTGCGAAGCCAGGCCCGGGCATGTCCTGCGCGCGCGGGTAATCCTGCGTGAGTCCTGCGCGAACACGTTCGAAGTCCACGCCCTTCGAGTTCGCCATCATGTAGAACTGGTTCACAGCCGCGAACTTGATGTAGCGCCATGTATTGGTGAAGAGCTTTGCCAGCTCCGCTTCTTCTGGGGTCAGCTCGACGATGGCGTCGGTCAGCGAACGGAACAGGTCACCGGCCCGAGCGATCGCTTCCGGGGTGTAGCCGGACACGATCTGAGGGAGCTCGAAAAGCTCCGTCATCGCTTTGTGCTCAGCAATTCGCTCCGGGCAGAACGCGACGTCCATGCGAAGCCCCATGCCGTCCACCATGTCTCGTACAAGCGCTGTCACGCCCGGATAGATCGTGCTCCGCAATGCGAGCAGCTGACCGTCGCGGAAGTACGGTGCGCAGGTCGCCAGAGCCCGAGGGATCGCATTCGGGTCGGGGTTCAGATGCTCGTCGACAGGCGTGCCGATGACGACGATGACGTTCTCGGCGGTCGCCACGACCGCGGGGTTTGTGGACGCTGTCAGCATTCCGTCAGCGACCACCTGTGCGAGGACTTCGTCGGCCCCCGGCTCAATGAACGGCATCTGCGCCATGCGGATGCGCGACACGGCGCTTTCGGCGACGTCGTATACGACGGTCCGTTTGCCGCGACTGGCCAGTGCGATCGCAAGAGGAAGCCCGACATGGCCGCCTCCACCGACAACGACGACATCATGTTCAAAGGCCATCTGCACTACTCCGCTCCGCCGGGGGAAATCCGGTGATCCAATCTCGGGACATACCCGAAAGAGCGTACATTAGGCGGCGCACGCCGAATTGCCGCGCGCTGTCGGCTCGTCGCGTGACACCATGGCCCGCACGCCCCATCGCATTCTCAGCCCGCGCCGCTCAGGCCGCGAGGGGAGGCATCGGCTGCCAGGCGGAGTCGCGGGCGATCTTGCCGCCGTCGCGCAGACCCCTCCAGAGGTTCGAGGTTCCGCGCACCTTGCGCTCGACGGCGACGAGGCGGATGAGCTCCTTCGCGAACGTCAACGCGGTGCCGGCCGCGAACAGGGCGGGGCGGTAGACGCCGGCCGAGCGGTAGTACTGCTTGATGATCGCGCGGTTGCGCATGATGTAGTACCGATACGCATCGCTCGAGGCATTCAGGTGGCGGACGCCCATGTCCCACTGGCGGATCTCGCGCGTGCGCCGCAGCACGAAGTCGTCGACGATCACCGAGGTCGTCCGTTGAGAGGCGAGCCAGCCGTACGTCTGGTCGTCCCAATAGATGAAGAAGCGCGGGTCAGGAAGGCCGATCTGCCGGACGATGTCGCGGTGGATGAACATGCCCTCGAAGCATCCACTGTTCATCACCTTGTAGCGCGTCTCGTCGAAGCCGGCAGGCGCGTAGGGGATCGGGATGGCGAGAGGCTCCGCGATGCGGTACTGCCAATAGAACGGGCTGCCGTCGTAGTCGTAGCGGCGACCCTGGATGCTCTTGAAACGCGGGGCCCAGGCACCCATCTTCGCGAGGCCGTCGGGGATGACCTCGACATCGTCGTCCATGAGCCAGATCCAGGTAGATCCGAGCTCGTAGGCGACCCGCATCCCCTCGCTGAACCCGCCCGAGCCGCCTGTGTTCTCGTCCAGGCGGCGGTAGACGATCTCGGTGCCCACCCGTTCGCGGAACGAGTCGACGACGGCGGTCGTGTCGTCGATCGAGGCGTTGTCGACGATGACGACGTGGCCGGGCTTCGGGTCCATGACGGCGATGCTCTCGAGCAGGCGCGTCAGCAGACCCGAGCGGTTGTACGTGACGACGACGATCGTCGCGGATGCCGGATCGAACGGCGTGGATTCAGTCATGCGGGGAGTTTCGGAGGCGAGAGGCATGGCGGAGCACATCCTATCCTGGCGGCCTGTGGCGAAACGGTGAGCGCACTCACCGCCCCTACTCCGTCGGAAGACCCGCAGCCGGCTGGCCGATCTCGATGCGGTCGCGCCACGAGCGGGACTGGCCGGCGCGCGCGGCACACAGGACGAGCATCACCCATCCGGCGCTCATGAGCGTGAAGCTCTCGAAGAGCGAGTCGATGAGCAGGGCGACGAGGATGAGGGGCGTCCACGCGTAGACGACCGACCGACGCTCGCTCGCCACGAGCCAGGACCGCACGAGCGCGATCCCGGCCAGGGTGAGGAAGAGGAGCAGCCCCACCCAGCCGAGCTGCAGCAGCACGTCGATGTAGGCGTTCAGCGCAGACGCGTTCTTGTC
This genomic window contains:
- a CDS encoding glycosyltransferase family 2 protein produces the protein MTESTPFDPASATIVVVTYNRSGLLTRLLESIAVMDPKPGHVVIVDNASIDDTTAVVDSFRERVGTEIVYRRLDENTGGSGGFSEGMRVAYELGSTWIWLMDDDVEVIPDGLAKMGAWAPRFKSIQGRRYDYDGSPFYWQYRIAEPLAIPIPYAPAGFDETRYKVMNSGCFEGMFIHRDIVRQIGLPDPRFFIYWDDQTYGWLASQRTTSVIVDDFVLRRTREIRQWDMGVRHLNASSDAYRYYIMRNRAIIKQYYRSAGVYRPALFAAGTALTFAKELIRLVAVERKVRGTSNLWRGLRDGGKIARDSAWQPMPPLAA